A window from Roseburia sp. 499 encodes these proteins:
- the rimP gene encoding ribosome maturation factor RimP: MSKKETYEQRTEELLLPIMEENNFELVDVEYVKEGGNWYLRAYIDKEGGITVDDCEVVSRRMSDLLDEADYIEESYIFEVSSPGLGRPLKKEKDYARSMGKELEIRTYRAINKEKEFYGILTAYDENTVTIQPEDGEEMIFNKSDIALIRLAFDF; the protein is encoded by the coding sequence ATGTCAAAGAAAGAGACGTATGAACAGCGTACAGAAGAATTACTGCTGCCTATCATGGAAGAAAATAATTTTGAATTGGTAGATGTAGAATATGTCAAGGAAGGCGGCAACTGGTATCTGCGCGCTTACATCGACAAAGAGGGCGGAATCACGGTAGACGACTGTGAAGTAGTGAGCAGAAGGATGAGTGATTTGCTTGATGAGGCAGATTATATTGAAGAATCTTATATATTCGAGGTGAGTTCCCCAGGATTGGGAAGGCCGTTGAAAAAGGAAAAGGATTATGCCAGAAGCATGGGGAAAGAACTAGAGATTAGAACATACCGTGCGATTAATAAAGAAAAAGAGTTTTATGGTATTTTAACTGCTTATGATGAAAATACTGTTACCATTCAACCGGAAGATGGAGAAGAAATGATATTCAATAAATCAGACATTGCGTTAATTCGTCTGGCTTTTGATTTTTAA
- the nusA gene encoding transcription termination factor NusA, which produces MNNELLEALNILEKEKDISKDTLLEAIENSLITACKNHFGKSDNIKVNINPETCEFHVYAEKTVVEEVQDEALEISLGNAKMVDSQYELGDIVNVEVKSKEFGRIATQNAKNVILQKIREEERKVLFNQYYGKEKDVVTGVVQRYVGKNISINLGKADAILSENEQVKGEVFQPTERIKVYILEVKSTSKGPKILVSRTHPELVKRLFESEVTEVKDGIVEIKSIAREAGSRTKIAVWSNDPDVDPVGACVGLNGARVNAIVNELRGEKIDIINWSDNAAMLIENALSPAKVISVIADAEEKTAKVVVPDYQLSLAIGKEGQNARLAARLTGFKIDIKSETQAREAGDFMDYENDYEDDYEDYEEEEYTEKGEYVEEE; this is translated from the coding sequence ATGAACAATGAGTTATTAGAAGCGTTAAATATACTGGAAAAGGAAAAAGATATCAGCAAGGATACTTTATTAGAGGCGATTGAAAATTCTCTGATTACAGCATGCAAGAACCATTTCGGAAAATCAGATAACATCAAGGTAAATATCAATCCGGAGACATGTGAGTTTCATGTGTATGCCGAAAAGACTGTTGTAGAAGAAGTGCAGGATGAGGCACTGGAGATTAGTCTTGGAAATGCAAAAATGGTAGATTCCCAGTATGAATTGGGAGATATTGTAAATGTTGAGGTGAAATCCAAAGAATTTGGACGTATTGCAACACAGAATGCAAAGAATGTTATATTACAGAAGATTCGTGAAGAGGAAAGAAAAGTACTGTTTAATCAGTATTATGGAAAAGAAAAAGATGTTGTTACCGGTGTTGTACAACGTTATGTAGGGAAAAATATCAGTATTAATCTTGGAAAAGCAGATGCCATTTTAAGTGAAAATGAACAGGTGAAAGGTGAGGTGTTCCAGCCAACAGAACGAATCAAGGTATATATTTTGGAAGTAAAATCTACCTCCAAAGGACCAAAGATTTTGGTTTCCAGAACACATCCGGAATTAGTAAAACGTTTGTTTGAGTCAGAAGTAACGGAAGTAAAGGATGGTATTGTAGAGATTAAGAGTATTGCAAGAGAAGCTGGAAGCAGAACCAAAATCGCAGTATGGAGCAATGATCCGGATGTAGACCCGGTAGGTGCATGTGTCGGATTAAATGGAGCGAGAGTTAATGCTATTGTAAATGAACTTCGTGGAGAAAAAATTGATATTATCAATTGGAGTGATAATGCGGCAATGCTCATCGAGAATGCATTAAGTCCTGCAAAAGTTATTTCTGTTATCGCGGATGCAGAAGAAAAGACTGCAAAAGTAGTTGTTCCTGATTATCAATTATCATTGGCAATCGGAAAAGAAGGACAGAACGCAAGATTGGCAGCAAGACTGACCGGATTTAAGATTGATATTAAAAGTGAGACACAGGCAAGAGAAGCCGGAGACTTCATGGATTATGAAAATGATTATGAAGATGATTATGAGGATTACGAAGAGGAAGAATATACAGAAAAGGGTGAGTATGTAGAAGAGGAGTAG
- the rnpM gene encoding RNase P modulator RnpM — MSKKIPMRQCVGCGEMKNKKEMFRVIKTAENEILLDTTGKKNGRGAYICPDEECLKKAIKTKGLERSLKTAIPQEVIENLTKEMETIAAR, encoded by the coding sequence ATGAGTAAAAAAATTCCCATGCGTCAATGCGTTGGATGCGGTGAAATGAAGAATAAGAAAGAAATGTTTCGTGTAATTAAAACTGCAGAAAACGAAATTCTTTTGGATACAACCGGAAAGAAAAATGGCAGAGGTGCATATATATGTCCAGATGAAGAATGTCTGAAAAAGGCAATTAAGACAAAAGGACTGGAACGCTCCTTAAAAACTGCCATACCACAGGAAGTAATAGAGAATCTGACAAAGGAGATGGAAACCATTGCAGCAAGATAG
- a CDS encoding L7Ae/L30e/S12e/Gadd45 family ribosomal protein — protein sequence MQQDRILSMLGLAAKAGKVTSGEFSTEKAVKSGTAFLVLVSEEASDNTRKMFRNMCSFYQVPMYIYAPKEALGHAIGKQFRASVAVLDEGFAKSLEKKLKLLEKTE from the coding sequence TTGCAGCAAGATAGGATATTGTCCATGCTTGGTCTAGCAGCGAAAGCAGGGAAGGTAACAAGCGGCGAGTTTTCAACAGAAAAAGCAGTGAAAAGTGGTACAGCATTTCTTGTGTTGGTGTCAGAAGAGGCGTCTGATAATACAAGAAAAATGTTTCGCAATATGTGTTCCTTTTACCAGGTTCCGATGTATATATATGCTCCAAAAGAGGCATTAGGGCATGCCATTGGCAAACAGTTTCGGGCATCCGTTGCAGTATTGGATGAAGGATTTGCGAAGAGTTTGGAGAAAAAATTAAAATTGTTAGAAAAAACGGAATAA
- the infB gene encoding translation initiation factor IF-2 encodes MAKVRVHELAKELNIQSKDIIKFLEEKDITGKVANSSIEDDVISMVKAKFSDKTEKEAENKEVHKEENKQEKKAGERPKKKSSITAVFNPQNSKTAPKRPQQGGRPEGNRPQRSQAQNTEGNHQQKALNEQRPRPEGNRPQNEQQQGGRPEGNRPQRPQQGGRPEGNRPQRPQQGGRPEGNRPQRPQQGGRPEGNRSQRPQGDRNNNRNGQNRPNNQKNRFEQEISKLNQNSPAPVVEERGKESRERDNRKNNNQRHEKDIMGKKQERFDNLEKSNKKKKQQQPAPQPQQKEEDTIKTITLPEKMTIKELADRMKVQASAIIKKLFLQGNMVTVNSEITFEEAEEIALEFNCICEMEEKVDVIAELLKEEDEDEAVMVKRPPVVCVMGHVDHGKTSLLDAIRDTHVIDREAGGITQHIGAYMVECNGEKITFLDTPGHEAFTAMRMRGANSTDIAILVVAADDGVMPQTVEAISHAKAAGVEIIVAVNKIDKPSANIERVKQELAEYELIPEDWGGSTIFVPVSAHTHEGIEQLLEMVLLTAEICELKANPKRNARGVVIEAQLDKGRGSVATVLVQKGTLHVGEPIACGSCYGKVRAMIDDKGRRVKEAGPSTPVEILGLNNVPNAGEIFVCTGSEKEAKSFAETFISEGRERMLEETKSRMSLDDLFSQIQSGNVKELPIIVKADVQGSVEAVKQSLVKLSNEEVVVKVIHGGVGAINESDVSLASASNAIIIGFNVRPDATAKATAEREGVDVRLYKVIYNAIEDVQAAMKGMLDPVFEEKVLGHAEVRQIFKASGVGNIAGSYVLDGVFQRGCKIRISREGEQIFEGDLASLKRFKDDVKEVKAGYECGLVFEGFNDIQELDVVEAYTMVEVPR; translated from the coding sequence ATGGCAAAAGTCAGAGTACATGAACTTGCAAAAGAGTTAAATATACAGTCAAAAGATATTATTAAATTTCTGGAAGAAAAAGATATTACAGGAAAGGTCGCAAACAGTTCTATTGAAGATGATGTGATTTCAATGGTAAAAGCAAAGTTTTCTGATAAGACGGAAAAGGAAGCAGAGAACAAAGAGGTGCATAAGGAAGAGAACAAACAGGAGAAAAAGGCAGGAGAACGTCCAAAGAAAAAGTCAAGTATCACCGCAGTGTTCAATCCGCAGAATAGTAAGACAGCACCAAAACGCCCACAGCAGGGAGGAAGACCGGAAGGAAATCGTCCACAGCGTTCACAGGCACAGAATACAGAGGGAAATCATCAGCAGAAAGCCCTGAACGAACAGAGACCGAGACCAGAAGGAAATCGTCCACAGAACGAACAGCAGCAGGGAGGAAGACCGGAAGGAAATCGTCCGCAACGTCCACAGCAGGGAGGAAGACCGGAAGGAAATCGCCCGCAGCGTCCACAGCAGGGAGGAAGACCGGAAGGAAATCGCCCGCAGCGCCCGCAGCAGGGAGGAAGACCGGAAGGAAATCGTTCACAGCGTCCACAGGGTGACAGAAATAATAACAGAAATGGACAGAATCGTCCAAATAATCAGAAAAATCGTTTTGAACAGGAAATCAGTAAGTTGAATCAGAATTCTCCGGCACCGGTAGTGGAAGAACGCGGAAAAGAAAGCAGAGAACGGGATAACCGTAAAAATAATAATCAGCGTCATGAGAAAGATATTATGGGCAAGAAGCAGGAGCGATTTGATAACCTAGAAAAGAGCAACAAAAAGAAAAAACAACAGCAGCCGGCTCCGCAGCCGCAGCAGAAGGAAGAGGATACCATTAAGACAATTACCCTTCCTGAAAAAATGACAATTAAAGAACTGGCAGACCGTATGAAAGTACAGGCGTCTGCAATTATTAAAAAGTTATTTTTACAGGGAAATATGGTAACTGTAAACAGTGAGATTACCTTTGAAGAAGCAGAAGAGATTGCACTGGAATTCAATTGTATCTGTGAAATGGAAGAAAAAGTAGATGTAATTGCGGAACTCTTAAAAGAAGAAGACGAAGATGAAGCTGTTATGGTAAAACGTCCTCCGGTTGTATGTGTTATGGGACACGTAGACCATGGTAAGACATCTCTTCTGGATGCGATACGTGATACCCACGTGATTGACCGCGAAGCAGGTGGAATTACTCAGCACATCGGAGCTTATATGGTAGAGTGTAATGGAGAAAAAATTACATTCTTAGATACACCGGGACATGAAGCATTTACTGCAATGCGTATGCGTGGTGCTAATTCTACTGATATTGCAATTCTTGTAGTAGCAGCAGATGATGGTGTTATGCCTCAGACAGTAGAGGCCATCAGTCATGCAAAGGCAGCAGGTGTAGAAATTATTGTTGCTGTTAATAAGATTGATAAGCCAAGTGCTAATATTGAACGAGTAAAACAAGAATTAGCAGAATATGAGCTAATTCCGGAAGACTGGGGTGGAAGTACCATTTTCGTACCGGTGTCAGCACATACACATGAAGGTATTGAACAGCTTTTGGAAATGGTTCTTTTAACAGCAGAAATCTGTGAATTAAAGGCAAATCCAAAGCGAAATGCAAGAGGTGTTGTCATTGAAGCACAATTGGATAAGGGAAGAGGTTCTGTTGCCACTGTTCTAGTACAAAAAGGTACATTACATGTTGGTGAACCGATTGCTTGTGGAAGTTGTTATGGTAAAGTCAGAGCCATGATTGATGATAAAGGCAGACGAGTAAAGGAAGCAGGTCCTTCTACACCAGTGGAAATATTAGGTTTGAATAATGTACCAAATGCTGGGGAAATCTTTGTATGTACAGGTTCTGAAAAGGAAGCGAAGAGCTTTGCTGAGACCTTTATTTCAGAAGGAAGAGAAAGAATGTTAGAGGAGACAAAGTCCAGAATGTCTCTGGATGATTTATTCTCACAGATTCAGTCTGGTAATGTAAAAGAACTTCCAATTATTGTAAAAGCAGATGTTCAGGGTTCTGTAGAAGCAGTAAAACAGAGTTTAGTAAAACTTTCCAATGAGGAAGTTGTGGTAAAGGTAATCCATGGTGGCGTTGGTGCTATTAATGAATCTGATGTAAGCTTGGCATCTGCATCTAATGCGATTATTATTGGATTTAATGTACGTCCGGATGCAACTGCTAAAGCAACTGCAGAGAGGGAAGGCGTAGACGTCAGATTGTATAAGGTAATCTACAATGCTATTGAGGATGTTCAGGCAGCTATGAAAGGAATGCTTGATCCTGTATTTGAAGAAAAGGTTCTGGGTCATGCAGAGGTGCGTCAGATATTCAAAGCTTCAGGAGTAGGAAATATTGCCGGTTCCTATGTATTGGATGGTGTATTCCAGAGAGGCTGCAAAATTCGTATTTCTCGTGAAGGAGAACAGATTTTTGAAGGCGATCTTGCATCCTTAAAGAGATTTAAAGATGATGTAAAAGAAGTAAAAGCAGGATATGAATGCGGTCTTGTTTTTGAAGGATTCAATGATATTCAGGAACTGGATGTGGTAGAGGCATATACCATGGTCGAGGTTCCAAGATAA
- the rbfA gene encoding 30S ribosome-binding factor RbfA, producing MRKNSIKNTRVNGEVLRELSNIIRGEIKDPRINPMTSVVAVEVAPDLKSCKAYISVLGDEESQKDTLAGLKSAEGYIRSKLAKNINLRNTPEIRFVLDQSIEYGVNMSKLIDDVNKEQ from the coding sequence ATGAGAAAAAATAGTATTAAAAATACAAGAGTCAACGGAGAGGTTCTTAGAGAATTAAGCAATATTATTCGTGGTGAGATTAAGGACCCAAGAATCAATCCAATGACCTCTGTAGTAGCAGTTGAGGTGGCCCCGGATTTAAAGAGCTGTAAGGCATATATCAGTGTATTAGGCGATGAAGAATCTCAGAAGGATACATTGGCAGGATTAAAAAGTGCAGAAGGGTATATTCGGAGCAAGCTTGCAAAGAATATCAATTTGAGAAATACACCGGAGATTCGTTTTGTATTGGACCAGTCCATTGAATATGGTGTTAATATGTCAAAACTGATTGATGATGTAAATAAGGAGCAGTAA
- a CDS encoding DHH family phosphoesterase, translated as MENLASQLEQVETVAIAGHVRPDGDCVGSCLATYNYIKTWYPDIQVDVYLEPIPNIFKFLKNADQIHHSYESDQKYDLCIVQDCGDTGRLGNAVKYFETAKKTVCIDHHVSNASFADENYIFPEASSTSELIFELLEEERITKEIAECIYVGMVHDTGVFQYSCTSAKTMNIAGRLMEKGIDFSKIVDDTFYTKTFEQNKILGRALLNSELYLDGACIATVISKKEMEEYGVLPKHLEGIVSQLRVTKNVEVAVFLYENEDGTWKVSMRSNGKIDVASIAMKHQGGGHVRAAGVTMTGIPEEIISVLCKEIKEQL; from the coding sequence ATGGAAAATCTGGCTTCACAGCTGGAACAGGTAGAGACAGTTGCCATTGCCGGACATGTGCGTCCGGATGGTGACTGTGTGGGCTCCTGTCTGGCAACTTATAATTATATAAAGACGTGGTATCCGGATATTCAGGTAGATGTGTATCTGGAGCCTATTCCAAATATATTCAAATTTTTGAAGAATGCGGATCAGATACATCATAGTTATGAATCTGATCAAAAATATGACCTGTGCATCGTACAAGACTGCGGAGATACCGGGAGACTTGGAAATGCAGTGAAATATTTTGAAACAGCGAAAAAAACAGTATGTATTGACCATCATGTAAGCAATGCTAGTTTTGCGGACGAGAATTATATTTTCCCAGAAGCAAGTTCTACATCTGAGTTGATTTTCGAATTGTTAGAAGAAGAGCGAATTACCAAAGAAATTGCAGAGTGTATTTATGTGGGTATGGTACACGATACCGGAGTATTCCAGTATTCCTGTACTTCTGCCAAGACAATGAATATTGCCGGAAGACTGATGGAAAAAGGAATCGATTTTTCGAAAATCGTAGATGATACTTTTTATACAAAAACGTTTGAGCAAAATAAAATTCTGGGACGTGCTCTATTAAATAGTGAACTTTATCTGGATGGAGCATGTATTGCTACGGTAATTTCTAAAAAGGAAATGGAAGAATATGGTGTGCTTCCAAAGCATTTAGAAGGTATTGTGAGCCAATTACGCGTGACAAAAAATGTAGAAGTTGCGGTATTTTTATATGAAAATGAAGATGGAACCTGGAAGGTAAGCATGCGTTCTAATGGAAAGATTGATGTGGCATCTATTGCCATGAAACATCAGGGCGGTGGACATGTCAGAGCAGCAGGAGTTACTATGACAGGTATACCGGAAGAAATCATTTCTGTTTTGTGCAAAGAAATAAAGGAGCAGTTATAG
- the truB gene encoding tRNA pseudouridine(55) synthase TruB, which produces MISGIINVYKEKGYTSHDVVAKLRRILNQKKIGHTGTLDPDAEGVLPVCLGKATRVCDMLTEKDKVYEAVLLFGKKTDTQDTTGNVLEEKEVACTEEQVREVVKSFVGTYAQIPPMYSALKVNGKKLCDLARAGIEVERKPREVTIFSIDIEEIELPRVKMLVHCSKGTYIRTLCHDIGAKLGCGGCMESLLRTKVAQFTLEHSLRLNEIEEKVQKLRQETVQELTAESLGNIVTKTDEVFEGYPKLYAKEGVEKMLYNGNAMQPEWIEGWQDSLQQEKIRLYDQKQNFIGIYQYNNKYMDIRPIKIFME; this is translated from the coding sequence ATGATTAGTGGAATTATCAATGTGTATAAAGAAAAGGGCTATACTTCTCATGATGTGGTAGCAAAGCTTCGGAGAATTTTGAATCAAAAGAAAATCGGACATACTGGGACTCTTGATCCGGATGCGGAAGGAGTTCTTCCTGTTTGTCTTGGAAAGGCAACCAGAGTATGCGATATGCTTACAGAAAAGGATAAAGTGTACGAGGCAGTTCTGTTATTTGGAAAGAAAACAGATACTCAGGATACGACGGGAAATGTACTGGAAGAAAAAGAAGTTGCCTGCACAGAAGAACAAGTGCGAGAAGTAGTAAAATCCTTTGTAGGGACTTATGCACAAATTCCGCCTATGTATTCCGCACTTAAGGTAAATGGGAAAAAGCTTTGTGATTTGGCAAGAGCAGGGATTGAAGTGGAAAGAAAACCGCGAGAGGTGACAATTTTTTCTATTGACATAGAAGAGATAGAGTTGCCCAGAGTGAAAATGCTTGTGCATTGTTCAAAAGGAACGTATATACGCACTCTTTGTCATGATATAGGAGCAAAGCTTGGATGTGGCGGATGCATGGAATCCTTGTTGCGTACAAAGGTAGCACAATTCACGTTAGAACATTCTTTACGACTTAATGAAATTGAAGAAAAAGTACAAAAACTTCGTCAGGAAACAGTTCAGGAGCTTACAGCAGAAAGTCTGGGAAATATAGTTACCAAAACAGATGAGGTTTTTGAAGGATATCCAAAGTTGTACGCAAAAGAAGGGGTTGAAAAGATGCTTTATAATGGAAATGCCATGCAACCAGAATGGATAGAAGGATGGCAAGATTCTTTGCAGCAAGAGAAAATTCGCCTTTATGACCAAAAACAAAATTTTATTGGTATCTATCAGTATAACAATAAGTATATGGATATCAGACCCATTAAGATTTTTATGGAATAG
- a CDS encoding bifunctional riboflavin kinase/FAD synthetase, producing MEYIKGTTRFKIEEPTVLSLGKFDGLHRGHELLMDYVFRKKQEGLKAVIFTFDIPPKKNVERVNAKVLTTNQEKSRLFESIGIDYLIECPFTQEVMCMEPELFIEMVVKQLNVKCLVVGKDFHFGHNRRGDYRMLQQYASEYGYEVEVVDKMQEDGRDISSTFVREQIVAGNIEKANELLGYRYFVEGSILHGRKMGRAVLGIPTINLIPTEEKLLPPYGVYLSITEWNGRAYPGITNIGCKPTVEGNNPVGVETHIFDFDEDIYGREVKVSFISKMREERKFESLDALKRQMIHDVAFGKQYFRENQR from the coding sequence ATGGAATACATAAAAGGGACAACAAGATTTAAAATAGAAGAACCTACGGTGTTGTCTTTGGGAAAGTTTGATGGACTTCACCGGGGGCATGAATTATTAATGGATTATGTGTTTCGAAAGAAACAGGAAGGATTGAAGGCTGTTATTTTTACCTTCGATATTCCGCCAAAGAAAAATGTGGAACGTGTGAATGCAAAGGTACTTACTACGAATCAAGAAAAGAGTAGGCTCTTTGAAAGTATTGGTATCGATTATTTGATTGAGTGTCCGTTCACTCAGGAAGTTATGTGCATGGAGCCGGAACTGTTTATTGAGATGGTAGTAAAGCAACTCAATGTGAAATGTTTGGTGGTAGGAAAAGATTTTCATTTTGGGCACAACCGACGTGGTGATTATCGGATGCTTCAGCAATACGCTTCTGAATATGGTTATGAAGTAGAAGTTGTAGATAAGATGCAGGAAGATGGAAGAGATATAAGTAGCACGTTTGTAAGAGAACAGATTGTAGCTGGAAATATCGAAAAGGCAAACGAACTTTTAGGGTATCGGTATTTTGTGGAAGGTTCCATACTTCATGGCAGAAAGATGGGAAGAGCAGTGCTTGGGATTCCTACCATTAATCTGATTCCAACAGAGGAAAAGCTGTTGCCGCCATATGGGGTTTATCTTTCTATAACAGAATGGAACGGGAGAGCGTATCCGGGGATTACGAATATTGGGTGTAAGCCTACTGTAGAAGGAAATAATCCAGTAGGGGTGGAAACCCATATTTTTGATTTTGATGAAGACATTTACGGAAGAGAAGTAAAGGTAAGCTTTATCAGCAAAATGCGGGAAGAAAGAAAGTTTGAATCATTGGATGCTTTAAAGAGACAGATGATACATGATGTTGCATTTGGAAAACAATATTTCAGAGAAAATCAAAGGTGA
- a CDS encoding Na/Pi cotransporter family protein, translating into MELILTLLGGLGLFLFGMTFMSQGLQKAAGAKLRNILEVMTKNKLIAVVFGALFTAIIQSSGATTVMVVSFVNAGIMSLAQSIGIIFGANIGTTITSQLVAFNLTGIAPFILFVGAVLMMFGRKPMMKKIGEVILGFGALFMGISMMKDAMADLRNYQSVLNVLGSLDNPLLGILMGTVITIIVQSSSVTVSILLLMAGQGLVDLSVCFYVILGCNIGSCTPAVLASLDARKDAKRAALIHVMFNVFGMVIIGLLLVFGMQYFESFILKISGADVGRCVANADTLFKIFQTVIFLPMSAQFVALTKMIIPGEDKKNQDYQLLYIGKQNIFSPSTAVVETTQEIEHMAKLAYENLQLSMEGFFDGTEEKIQKVYETEKQIDFLSHEITDYLVKINQLQLPVADAQRIGGLFHVVSDVERIGDHAENIADAAVKCRADGISFTKKGTKEILQMHERALLIFKESMEMFITQNIEKQDEILNLENSIDRMERELQQNHVKRMAKGKCSPMAGIIFTDLVTGLERIGDHSTNIAFSILEKDPEEEDV; encoded by the coding sequence ATGGAACTTATTTTAACATTGTTAGGTGGTCTTGGACTGTTTTTATTTGGAATGACCTTTATGAGTCAGGGATTACAGAAGGCAGCGGGTGCAAAACTTCGAAATATATTAGAGGTAATGACAAAGAACAAACTAATTGCTGTTGTTTTCGGAGCATTGTTTACTGCGATAATCCAGTCTTCGGGAGCAACTACTGTAATGGTGGTAAGCTTCGTAAATGCTGGAATTATGTCGCTGGCGCAGTCAATAGGAATTATTTTTGGTGCCAATATTGGTACAACAATTACTTCTCAATTAGTGGCATTTAATCTTACAGGAATTGCACCGTTTATTCTATTTGTGGGAGCGGTACTCATGATGTTTGGACGAAAGCCGATGATGAAGAAAATAGGTGAAGTTATTCTGGGCTTTGGAGCACTTTTTATGGGAATTAGCATGATGAAGGATGCTATGGCCGACTTGAGAAATTATCAGTCTGTTCTTAATGTACTTGGAAGTCTGGATAATCCGTTGCTTGGAATATTGATGGGAACAGTCATTACGATTATCGTACAGAGTTCTTCGGTAACAGTAAGTATCTTGCTTTTAATGGCTGGGCAGGGGTTGGTAGACCTTTCTGTTTGCTTCTATGTTATATTAGGTTGTAATATAGGTTCTTGTACACCGGCAGTTTTGGCAAGTCTTGATGCAAGGAAAGATGCAAAACGTGCGGCTTTGATTCATGTGATGTTCAATGTGTTTGGCATGGTGATTATTGGATTGTTGTTAGTCTTTGGTATGCAGTATTTTGAATCTTTTATTTTAAAGATTTCTGGTGCAGACGTAGGCCGATGTGTAGCAAATGCAGATACCTTGTTTAAGATATTCCAGACTGTTATTTTCCTTCCGATGTCAGCACAGTTTGTTGCTTTGACTAAGATGATAATTCCGGGTGAGGATAAAAAGAATCAGGATTATCAGTTGTTATATATTGGAAAGCAGAATATTTTCTCACCATCGACTGCTGTGGTAGAAACTACACAGGAAATTGAACATATGGCAAAATTGGCATATGAGAATTTACAGCTTTCCATGGAAGGATTTTTTGATGGAACAGAAGAAAAGATTCAGAAAGTATATGAAACAGAAAAGCAGATAGATTTTCTAAGTCATGAAATCACCGATTATCTTGTGAAAATCAATCAGTTGCAGCTTCCGGTAGCAGATGCGCAGAGAATTGGCGGTCTGTTTCATGTGGTAAGTGATGTTGAAAGAATCGGAGACCATGCAGAGAATATTGCAGATGCGGCAGTGAAGTGCAGAGCAGATGGTATTTCTTTTACCAAAAAAGGAACAAAGGAAATACTTCAAATGCATGAAAGAGCATTGTTGATATTTAAAGAATCTATGGAGATGTTCATTACGCAGAATATAGAAAAGCAAGATGAAATATTAAATTTAGAGAATAGTATTGACCGTATGGAGCGTGAGCTGCAACAGAATCATGTAAAACGTATGGCAAAGGGAAAATGTTCTCCGATGGCAGGTATTATTTTTACAGATCTAGTAACTGGTTTAGAACGCATTGGTGACCATTCCACGAATATTGCATTTTCTATTTTGGAAAAGGATCCGGAAGAGGAAGATGTGTAA
- a CDS encoding C40 family peptidase: MRYEIRRIIATCMAGVTVLSMTTMHTEASNGANAGITAVLGESLSSGVSAGITAVEAQNTTQANIETICGYTNLGIANVDNHLNIREGAGEDYNLVGKLPKDAGCEILETEGEWSKIQSGDVTGYVKSEFLFTGDAAVQKAAEVKSIVATSNTMTLNARTEPNTECSIWTTIAEGEELQVIEDMGDWVKVDIDGDECYVAREFVELSEELPKAMTMTEIRYGQGVSDVRVDIVQYACQFVGNRYVWGGTSLTNGVDCSGFTMRIYEKYGIYLPHSSKAQANCGTRIDASEARPGDLFFYGSGKSISHVAMYIGGGQVVHASSAKTGIKISNAYYRTPICVVRLLND; encoded by the coding sequence ATGAGATATGAAATCAGAAGAATAATAGCAACCTGTATGGCAGGTGTTACTGTTTTGAGTATGACAACGATGCACACAGAAGCATCAAATGGAGCAAATGCAGGAATTACGGCTGTGTTAGGTGAGAGCTTATCTAGTGGAGTAAGTGCAGGAATTACTGCGGTTGAGGCACAGAATACAACACAGGCAAATATAGAGACAATATGTGGATATACAAATCTTGGAATTGCAAATGTAGATAATCATTTGAATATTCGAGAGGGTGCAGGTGAAGACTATAATTTAGTTGGAAAGTTGCCTAAGGATGCAGGATGTGAGATTCTGGAAACAGAAGGAGAATGGAGTAAGATTCAGTCTGGTGATGTTACAGGGTATGTAAAAAGTGAATTTTTATTTACTGGTGATGCGGCTGTACAGAAGGCAGCAGAGGTTAAGTCTATTGTAGCTACATCCAACACCATGACATTAAATGCAAGAACAGAGCCGAATACCGAATGTAGTATTTGGACAACTATTGCAGAGGGAGAAGAACTGCAAGTAATAGAGGATATGGGCGATTGGGTAAAGGTAGACATTGATGGAGATGAATGTTACGTTGCCAGAGAATTTGTAGAATTATCCGAAGAATTACCCAAAGCCATGACTATGACAGAGATTCGTTACGGTCAAGGTGTATCTGATGTACGTGTTGATATTGTACAGTATGCATGTCAGTTTGTAGGTAATCGTTATGTATGGGGTGGTACAAGCCTTACGAACGGAGTGGATTGTTCCGGATTTACCATGCGTATTTACGAAAAATATGGAATTTATTTGCCACATTCCTCTAAGGCTCAGGCAAACTGTGGTACAAGAATTGATGCTTCTGAAGCAAGACCAGGAGACTTGTTCTTCTATGGAAGTGGAAAGAGCATTAGTCATGTGGCAATGTATATCGGAGGTGGTCAGGTAGTACATGCAAGTTCTGCAAAGACTGGAATTAAAATATCTAATGCATATTATCGAACTCCGATTTGTGTAGTAAGATTATTAAATGATTAA